Within Conger conger chromosome 3, fConCon1.1, whole genome shotgun sequence, the genomic segment CGGCACcctgactcaccctctctcaattgcaaacaacaaacagactgattCCTAAATAGGCGCAGGTGATATTAgttagtagggagggcaaaatggagctttagaatgtagaccgctgtgtgtgcacgtgagctcgccaatagatttctcacagaaaacgtaattttttacttttttacttttttactttacagtagaggtgatcaaacttacaataactaagtgctagtgtgttctaagcctttacgggtccctgtacgatgttagcatgatgtagctagcatacgcgaatagcacaaagccatacaatttgctttttaacggcacttggttattcgaacgatataaataaaagtattcgattaagttcgacggcaccggaattttctgtcgtaccgtccataaatggcaaaagtcccaccataggatttatttaaatctttaaaagttatacattttctgaatcgtcattaattcatcttgtttatatcagtgattcggcgtgatcggacagttctgtagctatgtaaatgacgtcagaatgatacagcactgttatttgctacctaaactttgacgcacgctcgagagcgttaacatgattgaagtctgacatgtctattgtcaaaatccattgaaactatgaaaaagtacccagggactttggacttataaggctggacataccgagtacccagcaaaaatattgacctggctacagtcacacttttgacagttcgaactgccaccaactgccatgtatgagcgcgtgaagtaaaccagcaaaagctattgttgtgtcaccgTTGCGGGAGTGACTCGACTTGGGACTTGACTTGCCGTAACCAATGACTCGACTTGACTTAACCTGTGACTTGACTTgcccaagaaaaaaatacttgggaCTTGCTTGAGACTTGGACTAAATGACTTGAGACTTACTTGTGACTTGGATAAGAGGGACTTGGTCACATCTCTCTGAGAGACCACGAAAGTTGATGTACAGAGAATTATTGTGTTCACACAGGTACGTGAGCTCCCCCTTTTGGTTTTGTTAAtgtgaatttgtttgtttgataatTTCGATTTTCTTTGAACCCTTGTAAACATATGTTTATCGCACAAACATGTTTTACTTAGGATCATGACTGAAAAGTAGGTATTATGAATTGTGTTGAAGTGATTTTTACACTATGGAATGTTGATACTATTTTGGTTAACATTAAGAAATTGTATATTGTTGTATAAAGAGAAAATCCACTGTTTAGAAATATTTCCATACCTTTGTAAAGCAGGAATGAATTGAGTGCTGTCAGCAGGATCAAATAAATCACTACGAACGTGAAGCATTTCCTGCTTCCACTAGTCTTCTGCCTCTCTGTCCTTTTgaaatctaaaaataataaacacagttTCTGAACATGCTCATGATCTCTCAGCACTCTGAGCACTTTAAAAGTCCAAGTCAGTCTGCGATTAAAAGTGACATCAACCCGCTATAATTCACCAAGGCTAATTCAGTACTGACTTTTACAAAACAGTACATTCAATACCTGCTATGACTGTTATTTGGCATTTGCTTTGGAGAGACTGAGCTCATTTTGAACACCACAAAGCTAACATTCCCAACAGAAAAACAGCTATTTAGTGATCGATAGGTATTGCTGTGATGGAAGGGCATTTAGAAATTTAACGCTGAAGAATGGCGATAGTTTTATGCAGCCAGCCATTTCTTGATGATGACAGTTGCCTTTGACAGAATTCAATCATAAACTTCACATGCAGGCATgatacacaataaataaaaaataatcaaatccTAAAAACTGATCTGCACTATGCAAACTACATTATCTTCCACATAAAGGTTATAAATGCAATACTTAATGCAAACATAAAGCTTGACTGTTTGGCCTGTTTCACATTTAAAGATGatttttctctgttttcttGTTTCAACGCCATGATTGGTAGTACTATTACAAtactacaacaaaaaaaaagaaacaaaaaaaataacaagaaaatCCACAACAGCATACAACAGGAAAGCATAGCATGTGTAAATGTGGTcactacactgtgtgtgtgtgtgtgtgtgtgtgtgtgtgtgtgtgtgtgtgtgtgtgtgtgtgtgtgtgtgtgtgtgtgtgtgtgtaagcgatAGGCCCTTACCACTGCTGTCCAGCTCAAAGTGGTCTGCCCTGTTGAGTCCCATGTCCAGGTCGTACAGTACGTTGCTCTGACTGAACACTGTGGCCTTCCCATCCACAGCTGTGTCCATGACTGAATGACCATCCCTGACACAACATGAGTCTTCTTAAATAGCTTGTTATGCCAATACCACATCCCCATTTCTGGAAGACGTCAAAGGATGggtgttttcagaaaatatgcttattcagatttttctagTGATTTCCAACGGCTTCAAAAGGTCACAATGTACTCTGGGTGAGATGTGTAAAACATACGTACAGTGCAGTAAGTACGTATGGTAAATAGTATGGTTATAGTGCCTATAAAATACAGTGTGGCTGCAAGTACTGTATCACTATTAAAGTTGGCATTTAACATCATAATCACTGTTTCGATtctaaatgcaatgcaatgaagtacagagccaacacaacaaatactgtcactgtccaaatacttccaGTAAGGACTACAATACTGACAGTAAGGACTACACTGTGTGTTTATGGAGAACTGATACGGCTGGTGCAGCAGTGAAATGGGCAGATTCACTGTCTCCTTCCTTTAACTGGCACCTAAAACAATCCAGCACATTTCCTCACAAAAAGTGCTAAAGTGCTGCAGCAAAGCGGTGGTGAGTTTTGGTCAGTTGGCGACTTGGAGTACTAACCATTGGAGATCTCTAGATattgttgaagtttgatcaaaatgcccttcttgaaaaccaggaatgtttagaataatgatgaagtttgatttaaatgcttttattaaaactgaaatggttagaattgaGAGTAAGTGAATCAGTCAGCATGAGCAATTAGAACTGTatgtctgttcaaacacattgagctgcaaagtacagatcagagaacacttaatcaggtgtttaaaaagcCATAGCATTGGATATGACCTGTTTTGACAAAGTGATGCCGGTCAAGCAATATGTGTCTTTGgaaagaaatgttttgagttagtgatcaccagcccaatttgcctgcatcattatagaggcgaaaggttaagacagctcagctttcatagagtgacagaaaatattaaggcgggttaagagagacaatgtgatgttatatgacaaatgattggttagctataatgtataaagactaggatacttcctactatTACTTTGGAATGCTCTGGTCTCTGGAAGCTCTGGAAGTGCTCTGGAACacacagattaatctgttttattttaaactaaagatttgtaatgagcaactattgactctgaatatgtcttcaacatcattgctgccaatacaacttcacccacgtaaaagggacCAGGAGGAAAAGCgaccaaaaatatttcctcaacaataTCCATCTCCGTAGCTGCTGAAAGAGGTGTTGGCGGACCACTGGGAGGCACTGTTCCCTATGGCCAAAATAACAACTTTTACAGCACAACGCTCCAGTTAGTCatataataatgaattaattcataaatacaTGTGAAAGTAATTACATTAACCAGTAGACCTATTGCCAAAGTATTCTCAAAACTGCGATTAAATCACGTGAAACCTCTGATATATTTGTCATCCTGTTTCAGTCATTTCCCCCTTACTCATGTCACTTGTGCTATTAGGATCGGTAGGTCAATTTGGgtcaccttttaaaaaaaaagtaaatgtgatgatataatgcaataataatcaTTGTAATCAAATAATCCAAGTAGGCTAAATCAACTGACTTCCTCGTAGACATGTTTGGATATTTTTCATCCACAGGAAATAAGATTTTGTAAATGCTACTCACAATATAGGCAATATCCTATTTATCAGAATTCGCTACTAAAATAAATAGTTAACTAAATTCTGATTATGTAACGATTTGTGACGCACTTTGAACGCGAAATCAACGTTCATTTTTCTTTGCTAATTTTAAATACTGCTGTTGTCATCAAACACCTGGCGCTGTCCCAGGCGCTGAAAACTGGCTCCTCCCTCTGCTCATAATCTTCTAGGCTTCGAGGATAATTATACTTTCATGGAAATGTGTAGCTATAAGGAGACAGATCATTTGTCGAAAACCTAATATTACAATTCGTGATGACTTGAACTGGAATCATGGCGTTCAGCAAAAGCACGACTTTGCTGAACGCCATGTGTTGTCTGCATGGTTGTGAAGTCTGTGACTAAATTACAAGGTAAGCCTTTTGTGCGGACACAATATAAACACAAGCTATTGCCAAATTAAATTTACCGGAGAAACATTTATagtcaaacatttatttaattgcatACATATTCCACATTATTTACAGATACTATGCACAAACTCGCTAGTAGTAGACAGTGCGTCTAAAAATGATACTCATGTTCAAAAGCATGTCATCCtctctaaaaaataaatgaattactgTTTTTGGATTATATGTTCCTTCTGATCCTGATTCTCTGGAACTGCGAACGAAAAATAGACAGGGGGGCAGCTACATTAGCAGGATGTTTAAACTAAAAACTTTGTTCGCTATAAGCGCAAGttttgtaaatataatatattcctGACggaatttttgttttattttattttatttgtaagtatttgcattaatatacattaaaaaaggagaaaacgAGTTGAATCAGCATCGATTGTTTTATCGAACATTGATAGGCTACAGGATTTACATGAAAATAGAAGGAAATGTACACAAGGAAATACAATGTTCAATGGAAatacaaacattcattttctgcACTTTCCATTGGAATCTCCAGAACACACATCTTATCAGTGATTCTTATCTTATCAGTCTGTGTAAGTCTTAGACTTAAAGGTGCCCCAACGTAATTTTCGACTTCTTATCAAGGTTAGACAAAACTCATACATTACTGATTGCAGGGGTGTGGGCATATGAAGTGGTAGATGTGTTTTAAACATGCAATATAGTTATGAAGAGTACAATTCAGTTGTGGGAACTTCCAGTTCATCTTTAAGTAGTTAATTTGGCTTAATTAGGTGTTTCATGTTTAAGCCGGCCCTCGTTAAGCTCTTCTCTGGAGGCTTCCCCCCCAAACCACTCCCAAACCCTGTGGCCCAGGCATCCCAACCTCCCCTGTGTTCCGGAACCAACTCCGCCCCCTCCCGCCCCACTGAAAAAGCAGCACAGCCTGTCGGCGGGGCACTCCCACAACCAGCCCCCTCCAACCCTGCCCAAGCAGCACAGCTTCCCCTCCAAGGGCCTGCCTCTGCCCAACCCCATCTCCCCCACGCCCTCTCTGGTCAAGCAGATGGCCAGTTTCCGGGGACATCTCCCACCGCTCCTAACGCCCCCCTGTCCCCTCCTGTGGTCAAAACCAAGCCCAAGTGGCAGCCGGTGGGGCAGGTCCAACAGAAGTCCCCCGaattcccccctcctccacctgagAGCACCCTCAActtccctcccccactccctcccttaCCCACTGCCCCGGCTTTACCCCCTGCACCTGCTTTACCCCCTGCCCATAccttgccccctccccctcccttacCTCCTGGTCCAACCTTGCCTCCACCCCCGCCCTTGCCCCGTGCCCATACCttgctccctccccctcccttacCACCTACCCCGGCCTtacctccaccaccccctctcccaccgACCCTTTGAAGaagtccctctcttcctcttccgcTGGAGGGAAGAAGCCCCCTCCGTCTCCCCAGCGCAACTCCAGCATCAAGTCCACGTCCCCAGGGGAGTACCAGGAGTCTAAGAAGTTTGAGAGCCTGGTAAGCAAGTTCGGCCAGCCCTCCAGCTCCGGTTCGGGGTCCTCCCCAGCCTCCTCCTCGGGGTCTCCCTCCAAGGACTCCATGGTCCCTCCGGCTCCCCCCAAACCTGGCACGCTCAACCTATCCAACCTGCCCCTCGCCCTCCAGGCCAAAGTGGGGCATCCCCGGCAGTCCAGCGCCAAATTCCCATCCCCGCCTTCCGAGATCGACTacttcccccctcctccacccgaCTCGGAGCTCCTccttatattaaaaataaaatgtctcttGCATTTAAACTGAAGGTCAcaatataaatgtgtaaatcTCATTTCATCCATGCCCCAATGTTTCATTTGTCATCACATATTTCTTGATTGTCCATTATTTAAATTTCACTTTACACAATTTACACAAAcaattgcatttttctttgctCTGTTTGGTTTGGTTCTCTTTGAGTGGCATGAACCTATTCCGCCTCAAGTCAGCTCTCTGAAATCTGAATTTACTTTTGGGCATATGATGAGAACTTCTTCAAGCACCATacatgggtcaaatatgtaattgttttggattcaaatacttttctatgctttactgagcttgtctggtgtattgggacctatgaaatactctcaaaaccCGGCCTTCTGGACCTCTTGTTTTGCTCAGTTGCATCAGGTAagatcaaaaaatgtaaatgatcaAGGTCTGTCAGGTACTTGTATGAAATGTGCACTCCCAATGGTGCTCATAGATGCCGGTCAGGGCTGCTGAAGAGAGACTGAGGTAGTGTGACCTACATTCTTCACCAATCGGAGCGAGGCTTCGCCTGTCAGAGGGGATCGGCCAATGGGAAAGGAGGATCCGGAGCCGCCACAGACTCCAGACGAATGGGGATTGCCCCTGCTGTGCTAGCACAGAAGTTAGTAAATAATGGGCCACAGGAAGGCGTGTGCCCTTGCTTGTTGTGTCTGTGCGAGTCCTTATTAATCATTGTCAACTGTATCAGACCAGAGGGATCAAAAGGGGCATTCTGTAgccttgtagcctagtggctaaggtacatgactgggacctggaaggttggtggttcaagccctggtgtggccatgataagatcctTGAGCCAAGGCTCTTCACTCTCCATTGTTTAAATTGAAAGGAGGGATACGAGGGGTTGGGTCGGCTAAAACCTACATTGTCAACACAGTATTGTGAAATAGCAGTCCCACTACATGCaggttttcttttaaaaacagattCAGACACCCATCCATTAAGTACAGACGAGGCCACTGACACATTATCAATTTTATGAGAGTTTGTAGCAACAAACTGGGTCAGTAGCTACATGATGCAAGGTGTTTAACGGTTATATGGAGCAGTTACGTTGTGTGCCAAGGAATGTGAATTCAGATTGATGATGTCAGAGTGCAAGTTGAGGCGAAATATGTTTGGAgctgctgaaaattccatctTAAACCTACCATCCGCCAGTTTACCACCGGCTTACTCTTTGACCAGCTTTATCCAGCTAGAGACTATGACCAGCTAGCCTGGAACTTGAAAATAGCATAAACCCGCTTCAAATGCCAGCTGGTCTTAGCTGGtctttcttttcagcagggctgctaCTGTATTTGAGCTGGGAGGCTACAGCAGTATTGCTTGTTGAGGGACGGGTGAAGTGGAACACAGCTGTGGGgatatgtgtgtttctgggtcAGTGGATAATGATGCCAGCAGCGCAGCCGTGCAGCTCTGAAAGCCTGTATTTCACTGGGTTTCAGTGGATGTCTGGCGTCTTCCCCGAATCTGGGCTCAGTCAAAcgccgtctgtctgtctgctggaccAATCAAAGGAGAAGGCACAGATATCTGAGCCAATCACAACCCTAGAGTGTGTTCCGATTATACACTTGCATGTTTCTATGGATATGATTATGTTTTGTTAAATGTACATTGAACAAAATACCTTTAACAAAAGATAATCATATCCAAGACAAGTATTGACTTTTTGTTGTGAATCCCAAACAGTCGATGACTAAAATTCAAAACTTGTCCCTCTGCACAGTGATTATCTTTGACATTTTGTGCGAAGTGAACTCCGGTGAGCCATGCGTTTTTACAGCATGAAGTTATCCATGCCGTTCCCCCCAAGGTGGTTGTCCACAGCGGTCCTCTGAGTGGGGGTGTTCACCGGGCCTGCTGAGACGGAGACCGGACATTTCTCAATGTTAAGACAAATCCCAGTATCAGTATGTATCTAACAATACGTCTTTACAAAGACCGTTGTTCCCATTGATAATTACATGAAATTAGCCATTTGCTAATGTTTGCTCATTTTTATCCAAACATACTTACAGttatactaagcaggggccaatcccccccttgagcaatgtggggttaagggaaACTGCACTGACCattttgtggctacactgggacttgaaccaccacccttccaggtcccagtcaagcacattagccactaggctatcaACTGCccagcacataaacacaaaatatagccctcaaaattaaatgaaaatgagggAAATTATCTATATTCACCTCCAATCCCGAAGTGGCTCTGTCCactcattccactcagccttcGGAGTGCCTGCCCACAAAAAAGAACCAGTCCAGTAATTATCTCAGgttaaaaaaatcatacattGAATTAGAAAAATATCCCTtgcgttttgttttttctaagtTATATTTCCCCTGTTTTCCTGATGTTCTCCACTTTCCTCAATCTCTCCTGATCTCCCCTGCTGGAAATCCCACAGGTTTGAGTTGGTGAATCAACTGCCCTGTCTGTAGTCAGTTAGTCCTCCAGTTTGGCTTACTCTACTCGATTCAGGGCCTGTTTCAcaagctgggtaactgcactaaGTAAAAAGCTGgtaccctcccaaatctggaacatggaccaaAGTAAAAAGACATGTTCCgcgttttactcagtgcagtaatCCGCCCATCTTTAACTTGCTTTGACAAACCACAGACCAGCAATGGTGAGCTAAATCCAGATTCGAAGCCCAGCTAACGTGTTAAAGTTAGCTATCTTTCCTCAACATATTAAAACGGTTTTCTATTTGCCATGAATGTTAGCTAACCGCTTGAAATGGTAGTTCGCAGCGAACATAAATGGCTGATAACAAACGTTGACAATCATTTAGCTGTTATAATGCacttccctgctgaaagaaaaatatataaataaaaaacagcgcAATCTAGATTTtggccagtttgaccagctccatataCTCAGCATGGTTtcaccagttcaagctatgttttgaaatagttgGTAGCGAGTAATTTCAAGCCTTTAAGGCGTTGGTGGCAAACTCAGTGGAAtgttaaaatcgttcaacagaatctgtttgctgcaaacattttATCCGCGAACGTTCGCCGTCTTGTAAAGATCTTAGCTGGATTTGTGCCTAGTGTACCGTCCGCTCTGGGCCTTACCTCCCCGCTGTTGGACTCGGAGCTGGAGCTGTCGGAGCGGCTACACCTGAGGGAGACGAGCTCCGAGAGTCCGGAGGAGACACGTACTCGGCTGGAGCAGGACGCCGTGGCCTGGGGACAGAGGGGAGCGGCACGCGTATtaaaaccctttgaagagcatggtttttgtttggaatatttattcattttttatctaAGTGATAGTTGTCGAACTCcgtcctgctgaaaaaaagcgACAAAAAACGATGTTTTGGTTGTCCAGCtgatacccagcgagaccagctcaattttcaagctggcatagctgttATTACACCAGGCTTCTgctttcaattattattattttgtttttcaccatTACAATTCCCAATGGaaaatagtaaaaaataaaaataaaaaaagaaagaaagaaaaaagtatatcattatacagtataaaaatgCAATATGACACAACTTCATTTATCACCAGGTGGAAGTTGTGGCTGAAGTGAAAGCAAGTTCTATAATTGGATGCACCACTTCAGACGCctcagaaaagaacagaaaatagcatatttctatttttacttcagtccaacATTGCCCAATAATCCAAATGGGCATGAGGGCAGGAGGAGAGATGGACTCAACTGACTtggctttttgttttctttcattgttGCCAAGAATTTAATAAAATTAGGGGTTGGATGCCAATGTCAACAGTACGCTGCCAAGACAGTTATTCAGCCACTGAACCCAGTGACACTACAGTTCCCCTCCATGCCGCCTCGGATATCAGGATATAGATATAGCCTTTTTTTCAATCGTGCTTGTCATCGTGGTTGCATGTTATCATAGGTAACTGATTACAGATACGACACGTCCGTTCGTCTTACCACGAAGAAACCCATTTTGAAATTGCACTTCTCCGGGTCGGTGTCTGAGGCTTTGGGACAGACCGTTTCCCTGATTCCAAAGTTCAGCATCAGGTCATACGCATTGATTCCCACCGGGATAACctagaggaagaggatgagaaTTTACCTGGATGTTTCGTTGATCAAGTTGTTCTACGGTGCAGTTTGTAAATATTTGGGCGGTGacacaatttgtgttgtttGGTTCTGTGctacattggatttaaaatgtagCAATATGAGGGTGTtaagggcatttacatccatatcagattATATACGTATATCTCTCTTTACATATTTCCCATTGGGATTTGCAGTGGAGCAATCTGGGGAATATGTGGAGTCTTAATGGTAACACTTAGGttaataaggttacatgaattagcgtgaactaatgtagttgttaacaacTTTTTAACGATGTACAAAGGATATTCTCAGATGTTTACATATTGTGAAAGAGTGGtgttcc encodes:
- the LOC133125264 gene encoding secreted phosphoprotein 24-like, producing the protein MGFFVATASCSSRVRVSSGLSELVSLRCSRSDSSSSESNSGEALRRLSGMSGQSHFGIGGPVNTPTQRTAVDNHLGGNGMDNFML